GTTGCCGCAGACTTGGCACCACCTGCGATCGACGTCGCAACGTTCTTCGGGGCGCTGGTCCAGCTCGACTCTTCCGAAGCGGTGCTGGTGGACTTGGAAAACGGATTCAGTGAGGCGACTCGTCCAACACTGCCGCTGGTGCAACCACTGATCCCGGTGCAGCCAATGGCCATCGTTAGGGTCAGTGCCGATGCAAGTCGATTTCGTCGTTTGGTTCGGCCGGACACGAGTATCAATCTCCCATGACTGAAAAGTCATTTTCTGGGTCTTAAATCGCAGCAAGCCGGCATCTTCACGATAAGCCGATGCCGGTAATTTGTATCGGTTCTAAGGATCGGCATTAATTGGTCTTGACTTCAGGTCCGGTTAGTCCGGTGGCACCGAATTTTACGAAAAAAGGCGACCTTCCCTTGGAAGATCGCCTTTTGAATTTGCTGTCAATTTGATTGCTTGTCAGCTGCGTCTTTGAACTTCAAGCATCTCACTTCTGCGAAGCAAGCCGAAGTCCTAGGCAGCCGTCGCAAGGTTAGTTGCGAGTTGCCGAGGCCGTGCCAGCGGCACTGGAGCTTGGCAGCTTTGGAGCAGCCATTTGCTCCAACCAAGCACGATTGACTTTGGTCGCCCAGTCGCCGGGAGCCGTCGGTGGCTTTTTGTTGGTGATGGCGATAACCGGAGGTGGTCCTTGCAGCTGGTATTGATCGAGCATTTGGCGAACCGCATCAACACGGGCTTGCGTCTCGGCATCGGTCATTGCCCGTTCGATATTGACGAATCGTCGCGACGGCGGCGCTTGGAACGCGATCCACGCGAGTGCTTCCTGACCGGATGTTTTCAAAGCACCATCACCGGTTCGGAATTGATGCCCCGCGAGTGTATTGTGCAGTGCCCAGCCGTTTTGTTTCTGTGCTTCGAAAGGCATGATGACGCTCATCGCGTCCATTTCGTTGAACGGGTCAGGCCACGCGTTATTGCGTTGTTGGCCGACACCGACCTTCGCCCAGAATTCGTTCCATCCGGCGTCGACGGTTGAAGCGGTGATTGACATCACCACTGCGGCGATCATCAAACGTCCAAAAAGGTTAGTGCGTCGCATGATTAGGGCAGTTCCTTCCGCCGACGGGGAAATGACTGGGGGAATGGTTCCGCGGATTGGAATAGAAACGGCGGAACCATGATGCAAGACATCAATTCGCTGAATGGTCCATCGGCAGAATGGATGAGCTCACTTTGCAAGCCGCAAGTGTGCCCGAATAACCGGTACAGGTTGTCCGGGAGGTTGGTGCCAACCGCCGAACAACCTGTGCAAGACTTCACCGGATCAACAAGATAGAGCGGTTGTGCTGATTAAGAGTGAACGATGCCGAGTTCGATTGGCCGAGCTTCGGACCGATTATCGCCAAGGTTCGGGAAATTTAATTTCCAGCAGCATGCCCTGGCAATCGAATGCTCAAGGCTGATTCTTTTGGGAGCGCCGTGACTTCCGGCAAGTGAAGCCGCGGGGCTATTTTCGCCAGTCCGGTCGCTTGCGTCGTGCTTTCGGGTGGTGTGTCACGATATTGAATGTCGCGTCACGTCCGGTCATGCGTCGGCCCATCGGCCGTTTGGTGGGCATGACCACGGTGGCGCGAAGCTTCTTATCCGTTTCCATCAGCTCATCGTCGACTTCGAATTCCACGTGGCGTCCGATCAGTTCTTTGCTGAGCGTTCTGCGAAGCGGGGCCACGTGGCGGTCGCGATGTGAAGGCCGGCCATCACGTCGCTGTGGACGTCGATCTTGCCGCGGCGGCGGGCTGGGCTGTTTGAAGTCTTCGCCCGGTTCCCAGACGGAATGGTGAAAGAAAACGTCGTCGCGGAAGTCTTCGGCATCGATAAAGCCGAATTCACCCTTGTCATCGATGAAACGAATCGTTCCCAGCCTTTTGCGGGTGATACGAAATTTCTTCGCCGGTTCGTCTTCGCGGGGGGCTGAACTGTCTCGGGGCAACGTCGCTGATCCACATCTGGGGCTGGAATATCGTCTCCAAAACTTAGCAAGAAAGTCGGCGAGCGGAAGTCATAACATTTGTCGTTTCGCGATGACCTCCACAAAGGCGGGCTAATTCGCCTCGACGTTTGCAGGTAGTTGGTTAATCCCAAGCCATCGCGTCATCGAATGTGTCGTCGCGCGGCGAATCACTGTTGGCCAGAGTGCCTCGTCCTGCGTGAACACGTCTTGTTCTCTGGCATCCAGCACGTGCCAAAAACCTGCGTGACGCTCTGCATCGAGCTGCTGTGCGGTCCAGCCAAGGTGCCCGACGATCAGGCGATAAGGAGCTGGCTTTTGTTTGACGAGCGTCTCTAGAAGCGTGCGGTCCGCTGCGACATAGACACCTTCGCCGGTTTCGGCTTCGGCGAGCTGGCTCGATCCGTGGACGGCGACGACGGGGCCCGACAGGGGGCCTCCGAAATGGATGGTGCCAAGCGTTTTACTGACCTCGTGGGCCATTTGGCTGGCCATTTCTGCCGCGGCAAGGTCTTGGCGATCATCGTCATCAAGATTTTCGCCCAATTCAGGTTGCGGATATTCAAAATTCTGAGAGTTCGCGGCGGTGCCGGATTCGGCGATCCGTGAACCCGGTTTGGTCGCTTTGTTTCCGACTTGCTGCAGCATTTTTGAAAGTGCAGGCGGGGCCGCCATGGGGCGATTGAGCAATACCGCGAAGACGTTTTCGGCATCCTGGTGTACAACCAACGAGACTGACCGGCTGAGCATCGGATCCTGCACCGTTGTTGACGCGACCAATAACTTTCCTACCAGCGGTTCGGACGGTTGTAGCGAGTTGGAATCCTTCATGGTGAAACCTAAAACGGTGATGGAGACGATGCCAAAATGACACAACTTGCAGGATGCCTAAATCCAGAGTGCAATAGATGCAAGCGATGTGCCAAAGCACGCTTGTTGCGAGAGGCAACGACGGGAACTTAGAAAATCTTGGTCGCGTTTTCGCTCGATGCGACACAACTTGGAAACTAGCTGCGGTCGAACTCATGGCAGGTCACTACGGAACAGAATCGGAAAAGCAAGCGAGGAAACGATGAGTTTGTACGAGATGCGAAAGAGCTACACGCTCGCGACTCTGTTGGAGAAAGACATTGATCCCGACCCAATGGTTCAGTTTAAAAAATGGCTCAGCGAGGCGCTGCAAGGCGATTTTCCCGAATGGGTCGAAGCCAACGCGATGACGCTGTCGACCAGCGACGCGAAGGGTTTGGTCACAAGCCGGGTGGTGCTGTTGAAAGGATTGGACGAAGGCAAGTTTTGGTTCTACACGAACTACTCGTCTGACAAAGCCGCACAGATGGACGCCAACCCACAGGTGTCTTTGTGCTTCCTTTGGCAACATATCCAGCGTCAGGTACGCGTCACCGGTACCATCGAAAAATCGCCACGTGAAAAGTCGGTCGAGTACTTTCACAAGCGGCCGCGTGACAGCCAGTTCGGCGCGATCGTCAGCAGCCAATCGAGTGTCGTTGAATCGCGAGAGGTCTTGGAAAAACGCCTCGCTGAATTGAAGCAACAGTACGGCGAAAAGGATGAGATTCCTTGCCCGGAAGACTGGGGTGGCTACTGTGTTCGCCCAACCACGATCGAGTTTTGGCAAGGACGCGAAAGCAGGCTTCATGACCGACTTCGCTATCGATCCGAAGCGTCAGCGTGGAGCGTCGAACGGCTCGCACCATAAGAGACTTCTGCGATGGCTTTAACACGACGGCAAACCGCGATCGGGATTTCCGTGTTCGTGCATGCGATCTTGCTGACAGTATTGTTGTTTTGGGTGGTTCCGAAGTATTCAGCACCGCAAGATTCGGACACTGTGGCAAGCGGCGACTTCAATCGTCAAACCGCGGATGCAGGGGCTGCAGCGCCAGCGCCGCAAATAAAGCCGCTCCCTGCTGCCGAAGCTAGCCACGACGAAATAAAGAAGTCTCTTGATCAGCAACTTGAGCTTGCCCAGCGACTGCCTGCTGAGAAAAAGCTTAGCGAACTGGAAAAGAATGCTCGGCGGCTTCAGTCGATCGCAAGCAACGAATCCATCAAGCAAACTGCGATGGTCGTTGCTGAATCATTTGGTGTCGATACAAAGCAGTACGATCAAGTCGACAAAGCTGTCGAAGGTGCTTTAGATATCTCCACGGCACAGATTGCAAATGTGACTCGCCGAAAGGCAGAAGGCGGAGGCTGGGAGTACACCGCAGAATTGGTTGACCAAGCGGGGCATCGAAGCGCAGTGCCGCTGCTCGCATCGGAGGGGGAATCGCTCTACGACGCTTTTCAGATGATGGAAAAGTATCCGATGATGAAAGGTGTGTATCGCAGTGTTGTCATGCCAGTCCTGCAAAAGTTGACAGCCACATCAGAGTCGCCGCCTGTGGATGCTGATTCGGACATTGAAGTCGAGCCCTAGCAGGCATGTGAAGTTAGTCGCTCAGCAACGTGCTGTGAATGAGTCTTTGAAATCTTATGGTCTGATGGAAACGAAAAAAGGCGAGAGCCTCCAAGTATTTTGGAAGTTCTCGCCCAAACAAGTTGTTTTGTGGACGTTTAAGCGTAAACGTCGGGTGTTAGCGTCGGCGTCGGCGACCCAGGCCAATGCCACAGCTGATCGCTAGGATGGCCAACGAACCTGGCTCAGGCACGGCGCCTGTCACTTGGCCGATATCACCGACGGTCATGTCGTCAAATCCCCAGACGTCACCCGATCCGGCGGTATTCTGGAAACTGATCGATGTGAACGTATCAGTGTCGCTGACGAATCCGTAGAACAAAAGGTTGCCGCTATTGAGACCGGTCACGGGGATGGTCAAGGTTTCAGAACCGCCACCAGCAAGGTTCAGGATGACGTTTCCGCCGCCCGAGTCGCCAAGGTCGGTGGCATAGAAGCCGAAGGCTGCGATAGCGGAGCTGAAATTGACGCTGAACTCGCCAGCAGTGGTCGAAGTGCTAGTTCTAAGAAAGCGAGTGCCGGAGGTTGCAAATGCACCTACAGTCGGCGCGGTCCGGATTCCAGTGCTGGAACTGCCCGTAATGGTTGCCGTTACACTTCCAGTTGAGCCCGGAAAGGAGAGGTTAAGCGGGACCGAACCGCTGAGCGATTCAAAATTCTCGGTGCCAACGCCACCAGAGAGGTTCGATAGAAAGTTTGAGCGTGCAGTAACAGCGTTGCCGCCTGGGACAAATGCTCCGCCGGCACCGTTGTCAACGCCAAAGAAAGTAGAGATTCCAGCGTGGCTCGTATTTGCCGAGACTGCGAAAGCAATCGCGATGAGTAACGCAGCAAAGTTTTTAATAGTCATTTGATTTGTTCAGTAAGATTGTATGTTGCAATGGGAAACTACCAAAACCGAACGAATCGCGGAACCTTGTCTTCCGATGGTATTGAAGGTGGGTCGTACTGGTGGTTACATGGGAACGCACAACTGGTTTTTAACTCGTCGAACTTAATCCAGCCGGTGTTGACCATCGGCTGAGACTCGGACGATGTAGGCGGGCGCGTGTTACCTAGGGCATCCGATGAAAATGACGACCAAGCTTCGAGGATTTGGTCACGATGCGATCGCTTCTGCATCGAGGATTGCATGTAAGACTGTTGGTCCGCTGCCGACGCGATAGTCGTTGAGTCACTCCCGATCAGTCCTGCAAATGCCGAATTCCCCATGTAAAACAAGGGGAATAGGCAAATCAGTATCATCTGCAGGTGTCTGTTCACGCGTGCACCAGTGTTGGCGTTGTATGGGGCTTGCGGAATATTCTGGGGTTGGCGGACGGATATTGTACCCCTCGCTAGGACCGTGTGCAATAAGCAACCGATAAAAGCCTGTTCATCCGATTTTCGAACCGGAGACGTATCGAGTCTCGAGTGGAATACGCTGATATGTGGCGTTGAACAGAACCTCGGGGGGAGCAAGGTTGTTTCTGAGTGTCGATGACATGCAATGTCAATCTGCTTTTTGGATTCGACAACTCTCACAGGCGAGTCTTGCATGATTTGAATACCGGAGTAATTCATGCATCTGAGCTATTCATTATCGCATCGAAGTTGTTTTTCAATGGTTAGTCTGATGTTTCTTTTGGTTCTATCCAACAAGGCCAGCAGGCAAGCGAAGTCATGCCGAATTGAAGATTCATGGAAGCGATCGATGACAGTCGTTCCGTATCCGGATGAGTTGTGATGCCGACAGTATTGGAGCTTTCGGCTTATAAACATCATCAGGAGCGTTGTGCTCAGGTTGTCATTCTGTGGTTGGTGCTTTAAACCTTACCCTCAATCGCATGGACGGTGCGTAACGCTACGGTGGGTTGCGGGATTGATGGCAAGCGTTTCACGACTCGTCGTGCGTCAGGTTCGTCTTATCAGTTCAGTCGCGAAACAACTCTTGATCATGTTTCGTGAGCAGTCGATTGTCGTTTCTCGTGCCGAAATAGCGACGACTTTTCAATAGTGATGACTTCGACGGCATCAACGCGAACGACCGATACCTTGCCTAATCGTTTCTAGGCAGATGTCTCTCGCCCCCGTTTCGCCGTCGCACGATAGGCAACTTGATGGCACGGAAAAGGATCCGGCTGCAGAGGCAGTCAGGGGTTGCGCAATTATTGCGCGAACAGAAACGTCTTCGTCTAGCTCGACTCGCCAGAAAACGTTTCTCAGCTCGAAAGTTACGGTCACCTTTCGAACGACTCGAAGATCGACATTTGTTGGCAACCCTTCACTGGGACGGTGGAGGTGATGGGGCAAGCTGGCATGATCCCTTGAACTGGGATTCCGACCAGACTCCGTTGGTGACAGATCATGTCATCGTTGAAGACTTGGCAACTGACCTAGTTGTTGATGTCTCCTCGAATATCGAAGTCGCATCAATCAATGCCAGTGAAAAGTTGCACGTCGTTGGCGCTCAGCTCAAAACTTCGTCGCTAATCGTCGGTGAGCTTGTACTCGAAGACGCTTCTCTTGCGGCATCTGATTCAAACACACTGACAACGCAGGTCCAAGGTCGACTGACCATCGAGCAATCGGCCAGCGATTTCATGATCGTTGGGCAATTGCAAGTCGACGGAGATTTGTTTCTAGCGTCTCCCGTCGAGTTAGTCGCAGAAGGAAGCAATGCTTCGTTGCTCGTCAACGGCGATGTAAACCTAGAAAATGCGGAACTGCTCGCACGCAATGGCGGAGTGATCGCCATGCCGAACGTTCAAAAGTACGCGTTCAATTCCAGCCAAAACAATGAGACTCGGTCCATCATCGCTGAAGGAGCAAACAGTCGCATTGATTTAAGTGGGCTGCGAAGTATCAGTGGAGGATCACACTACGGGAGCCAATTAGATTTCGTCGCATCTAGTGGTGGTCAAGTTGATTTGTCCTCGGTCGTTTCCGTATTCGATCCGATCGATGGCAACTCTGAATTTCGAGCGATCAATTTCCGATCCGAGGATGTTGATAGCCGAATCGATCTTTCCTCGCTCGAATCGATTGTCGATCGGAATTCTACTGGTCGATCCAAGTTTGTGGCTTCCGATGAAGGATCAATCGAAGTACCCAATCTGCGGCAAGCCCAGGGCACCGCTTTCGTTCTTGGGAATGGCATCGATATCAGTGCGGTAGAATCGCTGATCGATTCGCATGTCACGATAGACGGTGTCGATCTTTCGTTGAGCGAATTGAGTGTTGCCGATCGAACAGAATTCGAGATCAGTGCGGGCGCGATATCGTTACCCTTGATTCGGTCGCTACGTGACGGCGCCGTGTCTTTGACGGCCGGTGGCAATTTTTCAGCACCGAGTCTTACCGAAATCGACGGTGCGGATTTCTCTGTTTCCGAAGGCGCAAGCTTGTCACTTCCCGGTGTGACTTCGTATGCGCACGGTGCATCGGAGACATCTATCAGTCGCGTTTGGGAAGCGGATGGTTTCGGATCGACAATCGAATTCCCGAATCTGGTTTCGATCACCGGCGCAACAACTTATGGCGGCACTCAGCTCATCAATGCAGTCGGCGGCGGCGAGATCAGCATGCCTGCCTTGCTGCAGGTGATTGATCCGGAAGAAGGAAACCAAAACTTTCGCCGGATGGAG
The Stieleria sp. JC731 genome window above contains:
- a CDS encoding cold-shock protein, producing MPRDSSAPREDEPAKKFRITRKRLGTIRFIDDKGEFGFIDAEDFRDDVFFHHSVWEPGEDFKQPSPPPRQDRRPQRRDGRPSHRDRHVAPLRRTLSKELIGRHVEFEVDDELMETDKKLRATVVMPTKRPMGRRMTGRDATFNIVTHHPKARRKRPDWRK
- the pdxH gene encoding pyridoxamine 5'-phosphate oxidase, with the protein product MSLYEMRKSYTLATLLEKDIDPDPMVQFKKWLSEALQGDFPEWVEANAMTLSTSDAKGLVTSRVVLLKGLDEGKFWFYTNYSSDKAAQMDANPQVSLCFLWQHIQRQVRVTGTIEKSPREKSVEYFHKRPRDSQFGAIVSSQSSVVESREVLEKRLAELKQQYGEKDEIPCPEDWGGYCVRPTTIEFWQGRESRLHDRLRYRSEASAWSVERLAP
- a CDS encoding YqgE/AlgH family protein, translated to MKDSNSLQPSEPLVGKLLVASTTVQDPMLSRSVSLVVHQDAENVFAVLLNRPMAAPPALSKMLQQVGNKATKPGSRIAESGTAANSQNFEYPQPELGENLDDDDRQDLAAAEMASQMAHEVSKTLGTIHFGGPLSGPVVAVHGSSQLAEAETGEGVYVAADRTLLETLVKQKPAPYRLIVGHLGWTAQQLDAERHAGFWHVLDAREQDVFTQDEALWPTVIRRATTHSMTRWLGINQLPANVEAN
- a CDS encoding PEP-CTERM sorting domain-containing protein; its protein translation is MTIKNFAALLIAIAFAVSANTSHAGISTFFGVDNGAGGAFVPGGNAVTARSNFLSNLSGGVGTENFESLSGSVPLNLSFPGSTGSVTATITGSSSTGIRTAPTVGAFATSGTRFLRTSTSTTAGEFSVNFSSAIAAFGFYATDLGDSGGGNVILNLAGGGSETLTIPVTGLNSGNLLFYGFVSDTDTFTSISFQNTAGSGDVWGFDDMTVGDIGQVTGAVPEPGSLAILAISCGIGLGRRRRR